A DNA window from Pseudoalteromonas spongiae UST010723-006 contains the following coding sequences:
- the uvrA gene encoding excinuclease ABC subunit UvrA → MEHIEVRGARTHNLKNINLTIPRDKLIVITGLSGSGKSSLAFDTLYAEGQRRYVESLSAYARQFLSLMEKPDVDHIEGLSPAISIEQKSTSHNPRSTVGTITEIYDYLRLLFARVGEPRCPTHNLPLTAQTISQMVDQVLELPEGTKVMLLAPVVKERKGEHIKLLENLAAQGFIRARIDGEVCDLSDPPTLELHKKHTIEVVVDRIKVKDGLQLRLAESFEQALELSNGVAQIAYMDEPEKDEIVFSANFACPSCGYAMTELEPRLFSFNNPAGACQSCDGLGVRQYFDPSRVVQNPELSLAGGAIRGWDKRSFYYFQMLQAVANHYDFDVETPFEQLPADAQKVVLNGSGRTKIEFQYRNDRGDVVVRNHVFEGVLNNMARRYKETESNSVREELAKYQTNQDCPSCHGSRLREEARNVFIGTTNLPHVTRMSIGEAQHFFSELNFSGQKAKIAEKILKEISDRLSFLVNVGLNYLSLERSADTLSGGEAQRIRLASQIGAGLVGVMYVLDEPSIGLHQRDNDRLLATLTHLRDLGNTVIVVEHDEDAIRAADHIIDIGPGAGVHGGQVIAEGTRDDIVNCKDSITGQYLAGTKAIEIPATRHQPQDKWLELKGATGNNLKSVDLSIPFGLMTCITGVSGSGKSTLINDTLFKVAHTELNGATTAEAAPYKSITGMDLFDKVIDIDQSPIGRTPRSNPATYTGIFTAIRELFSGTQEARSRGYKPGRFSFNVKGGRCEACQGDGVIKVEMHFLPDVYVPCDVCTGKRYNRETLEVLYKGKNIHQVLDMTVEDAREFFDKIPAIARKLQTLMDVGLSYIRLGQAATTLSGGEAQRVKLARELSKRDTGKTLYILDEPTTGLHFADIQQLLVVLHRLRDHGNTIVVIEHNLDVIKTADWIVDLGPEGGSGGGEILISGTPEEVAQHPVSHTGRYLKQML, encoded by the coding sequence ATGGAACATATCGAGGTTCGCGGCGCCCGCACGCACAACTTAAAAAATATCAACTTAACCATTCCACGCGATAAACTGATTGTTATCACAGGTTTATCTGGCTCAGGAAAATCATCGCTGGCATTTGATACATTATATGCCGAAGGTCAGCGTCGTTATGTTGAGTCACTTTCTGCGTATGCGCGTCAATTTTTATCCTTAATGGAAAAACCAGATGTCGACCATATTGAAGGTTTATCGCCAGCTATTTCGATAGAACAGAAATCAACATCTCATAACCCACGTTCTACCGTAGGCACTATCACCGAAATTTATGATTACTTAAGGCTGCTTTTCGCCCGTGTTGGTGAACCGCGATGCCCAACTCATAATTTACCGCTCACCGCACAAACCATTAGTCAAATGGTCGATCAAGTACTTGAGCTGCCAGAAGGCACAAAAGTAATGTTGCTTGCCCCTGTCGTGAAAGAGCGTAAGGGTGAACATATCAAGTTACTTGAGAACTTAGCAGCACAAGGTTTTATTCGCGCGCGAATTGATGGTGAAGTATGCGATCTCTCAGATCCGCCAACGCTAGAACTCCATAAAAAACATACAATTGAAGTGGTTGTCGACCGTATCAAGGTAAAAGATGGCCTACAACTTCGTTTAGCGGAATCGTTCGAACAAGCATTAGAGCTTTCAAATGGCGTGGCACAAATCGCCTACATGGATGAGCCAGAAAAAGACGAAATTGTTTTCTCGGCGAATTTTGCTTGTCCGAGTTGTGGTTATGCCATGACTGAACTTGAACCGCGTTTATTCTCATTTAATAACCCTGCGGGTGCCTGTCAAAGCTGTGATGGTTTAGGGGTACGCCAGTATTTTGATCCAAGCCGTGTGGTACAAAACCCAGAGCTTAGCCTTGCTGGCGGTGCTATTCGCGGTTGGGATAAACGCAGCTTTTACTATTTTCAAATGCTGCAAGCCGTTGCAAATCATTACGACTTTGATGTTGAAACACCGTTTGAACAACTGCCAGCCGATGCGCAAAAAGTGGTACTAAATGGTTCGGGCCGTACTAAAATTGAATTTCAATATCGTAACGACCGTGGCGATGTCGTGGTAAGAAATCACGTATTTGAAGGTGTGCTTAATAATATGGCGCGCCGCTACAAAGAAACTGAATCAAATTCAGTACGTGAAGAGCTAGCCAAATACCAAACGAATCAAGATTGCCCTAGCTGTCATGGTTCACGTTTACGTGAAGAAGCACGTAATGTGTTTATTGGCACTACTAATTTACCTCACGTAACGCGCATGAGTATCGGTGAAGCACAGCATTTTTTCAGCGAGCTAAACTTTAGCGGACAAAAAGCAAAAATCGCCGAGAAAATCTTAAAAGAGATTAGTGATCGCTTATCGTTTTTGGTAAATGTTGGCCTTAATTACTTATCACTTGAGCGCAGTGCCGATACGTTATCGGGTGGTGAAGCACAGCGTATTCGCCTTGCCAGCCAAATTGGTGCTGGCCTTGTTGGCGTTATGTACGTTTTAGATGAACCCTCAATTGGTTTGCACCAAAGAGATAATGACCGATTACTTGCCACATTAACGCACTTACGTGATTTAGGTAACACTGTAATTGTGGTTGAACACGATGAAGATGCAATACGTGCTGCGGATCATATTATTGATATTGGCCCAGGCGCAGGGGTGCACGGTGGGCAAGTTATTGCCGAAGGTACCCGAGACGACATTGTAAACTGTAAGGACTCAATTACCGGACAGTATTTAGCGGGCACCAAAGCAATTGAAATACCTGCGACTCGCCACCAGCCACAAGATAAATGGCTGGAGTTAAAAGGCGCAACAGGTAATAACTTAAAAAGTGTCGACCTATCAATTCCATTTGGTTTAATGACCTGTATTACGGGCGTTTCTGGCTCTGGTAAATCGACCTTAATCAACGACACCCTATTCAAAGTGGCTCATACTGAACTCAATGGCGCAACAACTGCCGAAGCTGCACCCTATAAATCCATTACTGGTATGGATTTATTCGACAAAGTTATCGATATTGACCAAAGCCCTATTGGACGTACTCCACGTTCAAACCCTGCTACCTACACAGGTATTTTCACTGCCATTCGTGAGTTATTTTCAGGCACGCAAGAAGCCCGTTCGCGTGGTTATAAACCAGGACGTTTTAGCTTTAACGTAAAAGGCGGGCGCTGTGAAGCATGTCAGGGTGACGGTGTAATTAAAGTAGAAATGCACTTTTTACCCGATGTATACGTGCCATGTGATGTGTGTACTGGTAAACGCTACAACCGTGAAACCTTAGAAGTACTATACAAAGGTAAAAACATTCACCAAGTGCTTGATATGACTGTGGAAGATGCGCGCGAATTTTTTGACAAAATTCCAGCTATTGCACGCAAGTTACAAACTTTAATGGATGTTGGCTTAAGTTATATTCGTCTAGGCCAAGCGGCAACAACGCTATCTGGCGGTGAGGCGCAACGTGTTAAATTGGCCCGCGAACTATCTAAACGCGATACCGGTAAAACGTTATACATTCTGGATGAACCGACGACAGGTTTACACTTTGCTGATATTCAGCAATTACTTGTTGTATTGCATCGCTTACGTGATCACGGCAATACCATTGTGGTTATCGAGCACAATCTCGATGTGATTAAAACTGCCGACTGGATTGTTGATTTAGGCCCTGAAGGTGGTTCTGGCGGTGGTGAGATTTTAATTTCAGGTACGCCTGAAGAAGTTGCACAACATCCTGTGTCTCATACTGGTCGCTACTTAAAACAAATGCTATAA
- a CDS encoding acyl-CoA thioesterase, translating into MFSETLMPRFSETDALGHINNTALPVWFEAARTPFFRFFTPDLDCNKWKLIVAKIEVEFKGELFYGQEITINSSISRIGNSSFVICQEVYQHNELCAVGHATMVRYNFDKKASVALNDTEKAQLMEHFKAS; encoded by the coding sequence ATGTTTAGTGAAACACTTATGCCGCGTTTTAGCGAAACAGATGCGTTAGGACATATCAATAATACAGCGCTACCGGTTTGGTTTGAAGCAGCGCGTACCCCTTTTTTTCGTTTCTTTACACCAGACTTAGATTGCAATAAGTGGAAGCTAATTGTCGCTAAAATCGAAGTGGAATTTAAAGGTGAGCTGTTTTATGGTCAGGAAATTACCATAAACTCCAGCATTAGCCGTATTGGCAATTCGTCATTTGTAATTTGCCAAGAAGTGTATCAGCACAATGAACTCTGTGCGGTAGGTCACGCCACAATGGTGCGCTATAACTTTGATAAAAAAGCGTCGGTAGCACTTAACGATACTGAGAAAGCACAGTTAATGGAACATTTTAAGGCGAGTTAA
- a CDS encoding 2OG-Fe(II) oxygenase, translating into MQDFIRVYDNVLSKEFCDNFLTKFDNSPFLTQGKTSGGVDLSKKNSQDLYLNQHIEYQTELQHILQNTTEKVFEYFEEHFFALIGAFGLKVYHPKTKQPVDLTVENFDEVGRPQLPVLVQQIFRLGQIQAQKYTAGQGGYPYWHSEVYPQKGHNDSLHRILLFMFYLNDVEEGGETEFYYQNKKIKPKQGSMVIAPAYFTHTHRGCIPVSNDKYIVTSWVLFNTAEQIYGA; encoded by the coding sequence ATGCAGGATTTTATTCGAGTATACGACAATGTACTTAGTAAGGAGTTTTGTGACAACTTCCTCACTAAGTTTGATAACAGCCCGTTTTTAACACAAGGCAAAACCAGTGGCGGCGTTGACCTTAGTAAAAAAAATAGCCAAGACTTATATTTAAACCAACACATCGAATATCAAACTGAGCTACAGCATATTCTGCAAAACACCACCGAAAAAGTATTTGAGTATTTTGAAGAACACTTCTTTGCACTTATTGGCGCATTTGGTTTAAAAGTTTATCACCCAAAAACCAAACAGCCGGTTGACTTAACGGTAGAAAATTTCGATGAAGTGGGTCGCCCTCAGTTACCCGTTTTAGTGCAGCAAATTTTTCGCTTAGGTCAAATTCAAGCGCAAAAATACACTGCAGGCCAAGGTGGTTACCCCTACTGGCACAGTGAGGTTTATCCGCAAAAAGGCCATAACGATAGCTTGCACCGTATTTTACTATTTATGTTTTATTTAAATGATGTGGAAGAAGGTGGTGAAACTGAATTCTATTATCAGAATAAAAAGATTAAACCAAAGCAAGGCTCTATGGTAATTGCACCGGCGTATTTCACTCACACTCACAGAGGGTGTATTCCAGTTTCCAATGATAAGTACATTGTCACATCATGGGTGCTGTTCAATACCGCAGAACAAATTTATGGTGCCTAA
- the envZ gene encoding two-component system sensor histidine kinase EnvZ — MRIFPRSAFGQTVFLVGALLLINQIVSYISVTLYVVKPSIEQVNLMLAKQVRTVFIGHQDGVEMSDEVAEQFYLATGVEMMSEREAMRHGLEQASEYPYLSRVMSEYLQGEARVRISQTDILVYWVEPPQAPGYWVKIPLVGFQEANVKVLTFYLAFIGVLSVLGGWLFASHLNRPLKAMQKAANKVEVGDYSSQLPELGSIEMIEVTRAFNQMSRGLAAVEEDRRLLMAGVSHDLRTPLTRIRLATEMMSEHEDYLREGIITDIEDMNAIIDQFIEYLRNHKLSDLAPDDINALVSEVVASEQKQGREISFSANEALPNIPISHVAMKRVITNMIENALRYSEEDVTVVTQYSANKEYVEILVQDKGPGIPEHELERVFQPFTQGDQARGSEGSGLGLAIIKRIVDMHQGKVTLRNRAEGGLEAKVSLRVHLTN, encoded by the coding sequence ATGCGTATTTTTCCGCGCAGTGCATTTGGTCAAACCGTTTTTTTGGTTGGTGCACTGCTGCTTATCAATCAAATCGTATCTTATATTTCGGTTACGCTTTACGTTGTAAAGCCTTCTATCGAGCAAGTTAACTTAATGCTGGCGAAACAAGTTCGCACGGTATTTATTGGTCATCAAGATGGTGTGGAAATGTCGGATGAAGTTGCGGAGCAATTTTATTTGGCGACTGGCGTTGAGATGATGAGTGAACGTGAAGCGATGCGACACGGCTTAGAACAAGCCAGCGAATACCCTTATTTGTCTCGGGTGATGTCTGAATATTTGCAGGGTGAGGCGCGTGTACGCATTAGTCAGACCGATATTCTTGTGTACTGGGTTGAGCCACCACAAGCGCCAGGCTACTGGGTTAAAATTCCGTTAGTCGGTTTTCAAGAGGCGAATGTAAAAGTACTGACTTTCTATCTTGCCTTTATCGGTGTGTTAAGCGTGTTAGGCGGCTGGCTATTTGCAAGTCACTTAAACCGTCCTCTAAAGGCAATGCAAAAAGCGGCTAATAAGGTAGAGGTTGGTGATTATTCGAGCCAACTTCCCGAGCTAGGTTCAATTGAAATGATTGAAGTAACGCGTGCTTTTAACCAAATGTCACGTGGCCTTGCTGCAGTAGAAGAAGATCGTAGACTGTTAATGGCTGGTGTTTCCCATGATTTACGCACGCCATTAACACGTATTCGTCTTGCAACAGAAATGATGTCGGAGCATGAAGATTACTTACGAGAAGGCATCATTACCGATATCGAAGATATGAATGCGATTATTGATCAGTTTATTGAGTATCTACGCAATCATAAGCTAAGTGATTTAGCGCCAGATGATATAAATGCGCTTGTTTCGGAAGTGGTTGCATCGGAACAAAAGCAAGGCCGAGAAATTAGCTTTAGTGCTAATGAAGCGTTGCCAAATATTCCAATCAGCCATGTTGCCATGAAGCGCGTAATTACCAATATGATTGAAAACGCGCTGCGCTATAGCGAAGAGGATGTCACTGTTGTGACTCAGTACTCTGCGAATAAAGAGTATGTTGAGATCCTTGTGCAAGACAAAGGCCCAGGTATTCCTGAACACGAGTTAGAGCGAGTGTTTCAGCCGTTTACCCAAGGCGATCAGGCGCGCGGTAGCGAGGGCAGTGGCTTAGGGCTTGCAATTATTAAGCGCATTGTCGATATGCATCAAGGAAAAGTAACATTGCGCAATCGTGCTGAGGGCGGTTTAGAAGCAAAGGTTAGCTTGCGAGTTCATTTAACAAACTAA
- the ompR gene encoding two-component system response regulator OmpR: MGQETTKILVVDDDMRLRSLLERYLVEQGFIVRSAANSEQMDRLIERENFHLMVLDLMLPGEDGLSICRRLRQKENDIPIVMLTAKGDEVDRIIGLELGADDYIPKPFNPRELLARIKAILRRRASDVPGAPSAEENEIRFGQFSLNLATREMSKGDETVSLTSGEFAVLKALVSHPREPLSRDKLMNLARGRDYSALERSIDVQVSRLRRMIEEDAANPRYIQTVWGLGYVFVPDGKE, from the coding sequence ATGGGACAAGAAACAACAAAAATACTAGTAGTCGATGATGACATGCGTTTACGCAGCTTACTTGAGCGCTATTTAGTAGAACAGGGCTTTATTGTGCGCTCTGCGGCAAACTCGGAGCAAATGGACCGCTTAATTGAACGAGAAAACTTTCATTTAATGGTATTGGACCTGATGCTACCGGGCGAAGATGGTTTATCGATTTGCCGTCGTTTACGCCAAAAAGAAAATGACATCCCAATTGTTATGCTTACGGCAAAAGGCGATGAAGTTGATCGTATTATTGGTTTAGAGCTTGGCGCTGATGACTATATTCCTAAGCCGTTTAACCCGCGTGAACTACTTGCACGTATTAAAGCTATTTTACGTCGTCGTGCCAGTGATGTACCAGGCGCGCCTTCGGCTGAAGAAAACGAAATACGCTTTGGCCAGTTTTCATTAAACTTAGCAACCCGCGAAATGAGCAAAGGCGATGAAACAGTGTCGCTTACCAGTGGTGAGTTTGCAGTATTGAAAGCCTTAGTTTCACATCCTCGCGAACCGCTAAGCCGTGATAAATTAATGAACTTAGCACGTGGTCGTGATTACAGTGCGTTAGAGCGTAGTATCGATGTGCAAGTATCTCGATTACGCCGCATGATTGAAGAAGACGCTGCTAATCCGCGCTACATTCAAACCGTATGGGGCTTAGGCTACGTATTTGTGCCAGATGGCAAAGAATAA
- the greB gene encoding transcription elongation factor GreB: MRKAPKQVFPKRSNYITRSGYDELERELRSLWKEERPRVTQAVSEAAALGDRSENAEYIYGKKRLREIDRRVRFLTKRLEQVNIVYPKPEQAGKVFFGARVEVEDEEGNTFNYQVVGPDEFDVKNGKISIDSPFARAMLGKQVDDEFEFKNAEGVALFFINAINYDAS; encoded by the coding sequence ATGAGAAAAGCACCTAAGCAGGTATTTCCTAAGCGTTCCAATTATATTACACGTAGCGGCTATGATGAACTAGAAAGGGAATTACGTTCCTTATGGAAAGAAGAGCGCCCAAGAGTAACGCAAGCCGTATCGGAAGCAGCAGCATTAGGCGACCGTTCGGAAAACGCTGAATACATTTATGGTAAAAAGCGATTGCGTGAAATTGATCGCCGCGTACGCTTTTTGACCAAACGCCTAGAACAAGTGAATATTGTTTATCCTAAGCCTGAACAAGCAGGAAAAGTGTTTTTTGGTGCCCGTGTCGAAGTGGAGGATGAAGAAGGTAATACCTTTAACTATCAGGTCGTTGGGCCAGACGAGTTTGATGTGAAAAATGGCAAAATTAGCATCGATTCACCCTTTGCTCGTGCTATGTTAGGTAAACAAGTTGATGATGAGTTTGAATTTAAAAATGCAGAGGGCGTAGCATTATTTTTTATTAATGCCATTAATTATGATGCGTCATAG
- a CDS encoding Tex family protein — MNAIANQLAHELNASVQQVTAATQLLDDGATVPFIARYRKEVTGGLDDGQLRLLEQRLGYLRELEERRSFILKTIEGQDKLSAELKADIDKATSKTELEDLYLPYKPKRRTKGQIAIEAGLEPLANQLLDNPVLDPEVTATDFINPEKGIEDSKAALDGAKFILMERFAEDAKLLAKLRSMLQKHAFIESKVIAGKEKDGAKYQDYFEHSEALSRVPSHRALAMLRARNEGIISLTINPDPSLEDGNAECVRIIADHYKLDVLASPWLKQVAQWTWKIKLALHLENEFLGKIREVAEQGAIDVFAKNLNDLLMAAPAGAKTTLGLDPGLRTGCKVAVVDKTGKLLDNVTIYPHAPQNHWDKSLRTLSQLCRQHKVELIAIGNGTASRESDKLIAELLKQEADLKMSKVMVSEAGASVYSASEVAAEEFPNLDVSIRGAVSIARRLQDPLAELVKIEPKAIGVGQYQHDVSQSQLGQSLTAVVEDCVNAVGVDVNMASAQLLTRVAGLNKTLAQNIVSYRDQNGTFNSRKELKKVERLGPKAFEQSAGFLRINQGKDPLDSSAVHPEAYEIVKSIAAKADVSVAELIGNSGLLKSLSPQDFVTDKFGLPTISDILAELDKPGRDPRPEFKTASFKEGVETIADLKPGMVLEGVVSNVANFGAFVDVGVHQDGLVHISSLTNKFVSDPREVVKAGDIVKVKVLEVDVERKRISFTMRLDEEIREKAPAAKPKTNKPAQATAKKAKPKQNNNAAMGNAFAEAFAKLKK; from the coding sequence ATGAACGCTATTGCTAATCAATTAGCTCACGAGCTAAACGCCTCAGTACAGCAAGTGACTGCTGCAACACAATTATTAGACGATGGAGCAACCGTTCCATTTATTGCTCGATATAGAAAGGAAGTTACCGGTGGTTTAGATGATGGCCAACTGCGTTTACTTGAACAGCGCCTTGGTTATCTTCGTGAGTTAGAAGAACGTCGCTCATTTATTCTTAAGACCATTGAAGGACAAGATAAGCTAAGTGCTGAGTTAAAGGCCGACATCGATAAGGCAACCAGTAAAACTGAGCTGGAAGATCTCTACTTACCTTATAAACCAAAACGCCGTACTAAAGGGCAAATTGCCATTGAGGCAGGTCTTGAGCCGCTGGCAAATCAATTATTAGATAATCCAGTACTTGACCCAGAAGTAACAGCAACTGACTTTATTAACCCTGAAAAAGGCATTGAAGACAGTAAAGCCGCTCTTGATGGTGCTAAATTTATCTTAATGGAGCGTTTTGCGGAAGATGCAAAATTGCTTGCTAAGTTAAGAAGCATGCTACAAAAACATGCGTTTATTGAAAGCAAAGTGATTGCTGGCAAAGAAAAAGACGGCGCCAAATATCAAGATTACTTTGAACACAGTGAAGCCTTAAGCCGTGTACCGTCACACCGAGCATTAGCAATGCTGCGTGCGCGTAATGAAGGCATTATCAGCCTAACAATTAATCCTGATCCGAGTCTAGAAGATGGCAACGCTGAGTGTGTTCGTATTATCGCCGATCATTATAAGTTAGACGTACTAGCGAGCCCATGGCTTAAGCAAGTGGCGCAATGGACCTGGAAAATTAAATTAGCACTTCACTTAGAAAACGAGTTTTTAGGTAAGATCAGGGAAGTTGCAGAGCAAGGTGCAATTGATGTCTTTGCTAAGAACCTAAATGATTTATTAATGGCTGCCCCAGCGGGTGCAAAAACCACGTTAGGTCTTGATCCTGGTTTACGTACAGGTTGTAAAGTTGCGGTGGTAGATAAAACCGGCAAGCTGCTCGATAACGTAACAATCTACCCACATGCCCCGCAAAATCATTGGGATAAGTCACTGCGCACACTAAGCCAATTATGCCGCCAACATAAAGTTGAACTTATCGCCATCGGTAATGGCACAGCATCACGTGAAAGTGACAAATTAATTGCCGAACTGTTAAAACAAGAAGCCGATCTAAAAATGAGCAAAGTTATGGTCAGCGAAGCTGGCGCATCGGTTTACTCAGCATCTGAAGTCGCAGCAGAAGAGTTTCCAAACCTAGACGTATCTATTCGTGGTGCAGTTTCTATTGCACGTCGTTTACAAGACCCTCTTGCTGAGCTTGTGAAAATTGAGCCGAAAGCAATTGGTGTAGGTCAGTACCAGCACGATGTATCACAAAGCCAATTAGGTCAAAGCCTAACAGCTGTTGTTGAGGACTGTGTAAACGCCGTTGGTGTAGATGTAAATATGGCATCAGCACAACTATTAACACGTGTTGCAGGCCTAAACAAAACCCTTGCGCAAAATATTGTTAGCTACCGCGACCAAAACGGTACGTTTAATTCACGTAAAGAGCTTAAAAAAGTTGAACGCCTTGGTCCTAAAGCATTTGAGCAATCTGCTGGTTTCTTACGCATTAACCAAGGTAAAGATCCATTAGATAGCTCTGCTGTTCACCCTGAAGCGTATGAGATTGTGAAGAGTATCGCTGCAAAAGCGGATGTTTCAGTGGCAGAACTCATTGGTAATTCAGGTTTACTAAAATCACTTTCACCACAAGACTTTGTTACGGATAAGTTTGGCCTACCAACCATCAGCGATATTTTAGCTGAGCTTGATAAACCAGGTCGCGATCCTCGCCCTGAATTCAAAACAGCAAGCTTTAAAGAAGGTGTTGAAACAATTGCAGATCTCAAGCCAGGTATGGTTTTAGAAGGTGTTGTATCAAACGTTGCAAACTTTGGCGCCTTCGTAGATGTGGGCGTACACCAAGACGGCTTAGTGCATATTTCATCATTAACAAACAAGTTTGTTTCAGACCCACGTGAAGTGGTAAAAGCAGGTGATATTGTAAAAGTAAAAGTGCTTGAAGTAGATGTCGAACGCAAACGTATCAGCTTTACGATGCGCCTAGACGAAGAAATACGTGAGAAAGCACCAGCTGCTAAGCCGAAAACGAATAAACCAGCGCAAGCTACTGCAAAAAAAGCAAAGCCTAAGCAAAATAATAATGCCGCTATGGGGAACGCATTTGCTGAAGCATTCGCAAAGCTAAAGAAATAA
- a CDS encoding putative metalloprotease CJM1_0395 family protein codes for MNIVTTYPNISLNTANVHTETARRDNQLRELVTPVKQAEAAAANSRLAADQDKTRQPGSSQVENQDALENKSEDITKVSEKKQDQDQQEQQSKQQEQEKQKQLEQVEAQALSQLKQRDREVKAHEQAHAAVGGQYAGSPSYEYERGSDGNNYAVAGEVPIDVSEVPNDPQATIDKMQQVRAAALAPQEPSGADRSIAAEANQKMSEARADLNAELSTFFDKNEESSDTEAGDGEAKQTNYDFSERRDSEVNQRAERIAKFYQAATSPFERPNLASYA; via the coding sequence ATGAACATCGTAACTACTTATCCAAACATTAGCTTAAACACGGCTAATGTACATACTGAAACAGCGCGACGTGATAATCAGTTGCGCGAATTAGTTACGCCTGTAAAGCAAGCAGAAGCTGCCGCTGCAAATTCCCGTCTCGCAGCTGATCAAGATAAAACACGTCAACCTGGCAGCAGCCAAGTTGAAAACCAAGACGCGCTCGAAAATAAATCCGAAGACATCACTAAAGTAAGTGAAAAAAAGCAAGATCAGGATCAGCAAGAGCAGCAAAGTAAGCAACAAGAGCAAGAGAAGCAAAAACAGCTTGAACAAGTAGAGGCACAAGCACTTTCTCAGCTTAAGCAAAGAGATCGCGAAGTTAAAGCACACGAGCAAGCACATGCGGCAGTGGGTGGTCAGTATGCTGGTAGCCCAAGTTACGAATATGAGCGTGGTAGCGATGGCAACAATTATGCAGTTGCGGGTGAAGTGCCGATTGATGTAAGCGAAGTACCTAACGACCCGCAGGCAACCATAGACAAAATGCAGCAAGTACGCGCTGCAGCATTAGCCCCACAAGAACCGTCAGGAGCGGATCGCTCGATTGCTGCTGAAGCAAATCAGAAAATGAGCGAAGCTCGAGCTGATTTGAATGCTGAGCTGAGTACGTTTTTTGATAAAAACGAAGAAAGCTCAGATACAGAGGCTGGCGATGGCGAGGCTAAGCAAACTAACTACGATTTTAGTGAGCGTCGTGATTCTGAAGTTAATCAGCGAGCAGAGCGCATTGCTAAATTCTATCAGGCTGCAACGTCGCCGTTTGAACGGCCTAACTTAGCAAGCTATGCATAA
- a CDS encoding flagellar basal body rod C-terminal domain-containing protein — protein sequence MDVSNNLGSAFNAGLQGLQSASDGITESSANIARAQTEREVERAEPAPETREAQSPPVNVTNELVNLRVEQFNAQANTRSIQTADEVLGTLIDVRV from the coding sequence ATGGACGTTTCAAACAACTTGGGGTCTGCATTTAATGCTGGCTTGCAAGGCCTGCAAAGTGCTTCTGATGGTATTACTGAGTCTTCAGCAAATATTGCACGTGCGCAAACGGAACGAGAAGTTGAACGCGCCGAACCAGCACCAGAAACGCGTGAAGCGCAAAGCCCGCCAGTTAATGTAACTAACGAGCTAGTTAACCTTAGGGTTGAACAATTTAATGCGCAGGCAAATACCCGTTCAATTCAAACGGCTGACGAGGTGTTGGGCACGTTAATTGATGTAAGAGTTTAG
- the bioH gene encoding pimeloyl-ACP methyl ester esterase BioH, translating into MMADVVLLHGWGMNKGIWQLQKDALEAQSDHMIHTLNLPGFGGNQFSDAVYDLECVARQLATDIADQSVLVAWSLSGLIALKIAALFPHKVKKIVLVASTPFFASSEQWRGIDDKVLDTFMAQLSTNHQKTVERFLAIQAMGSEHAKQDIKQIKALLAEYPAAQEIALSGGLAILKNEDLRDLFAQLPLPISGIFGRLDSLVPVKAVAKMQQLNPQFKADILAKASHAPFISHPQEFTNLLLSHIES; encoded by the coding sequence ATCATGGCTGATGTAGTTCTACTGCATGGTTGGGGCATGAATAAAGGTATTTGGCAGTTACAAAAAGATGCACTTGAGGCGCAAAGTGACCATATGATACATACTTTGAATTTACCTGGTTTTGGCGGTAATCAATTTAGCGATGCTGTTTATGATTTAGAGTGTGTTGCAAGGCAACTTGCAACAGATATTGCAGATCAGTCGGTGTTAGTTGCTTGGTCTTTATCGGGTCTTATTGCGTTAAAAATTGCTGCGCTTTTTCCACATAAAGTTAAGAAAATTGTGTTGGTTGCTTCAACCCCATTTTTTGCAAGTAGTGAACAGTGGCGTGGTATTGACGACAAAGTGTTAGACACGTTTATGGCGCAATTGAGCACCAATCACCAAAAAACTGTAGAGCGATTTTTGGCAATTCAAGCAATGGGAAGTGAGCATGCAAAGCAAGACATTAAGCAAATAAAAGCCCTGCTTGCTGAATACCCAGCGGCGCAAGAGATCGCGTTATCAGGAGGTTTAGCTATTTTAAAAAATGAAGATTTGAGAGATCTTTTTGCGCAACTTCCTTTGCCTATCTCTGGTATTTTTGGCCGTCTTGACTCCCTTGTGCCAGTCAAAGCTGTCGCAAAAATGCAGCAACTTAATCCTCAATTTAAGGCAGATATTCTAGCTAAAGCATCTCATGCACCTTTTATTTCTCACCCGCAAGAATTTACTAACTTATTGTTATCTCATATAGAAAGTTAA